A window of Grus americana isolate bGruAme1 chromosome 21, bGruAme1.mat, whole genome shotgun sequence contains these coding sequences:
- the H6PD gene encoding GDH/6PGL endoplasmic bifunctional protein, with product MLRRVLCTVLFMGALPSLAEVSQGHISVVLLGATGDLAKKYLWQGLFQLYMDQVSSGHSFTFHGAALTALEPGQRLMFDVLKNLACPPDESPNRCAVLKDQFLKLSQYHQLKTAENYTVLNREIETLLRQEGLKEAGRIFYFSVPPFAYTEIARHINSSCRPPPGAWLRVVLEKPFGHDLESAQQLAAELTSFFREEEMYRVDHYLGKQAVAHILPFRDQNRQFLDPIWNRHHVERVEIVLKETVDAKGRTSFYEQYGVIRDVLQNHLTEALMFLTMELPANVSKAEEVLQCKLQAFQSLRGLEKNSAVLGQYQAYASQVQEELQKAQDYISTTPTFAGVLIHSDSLRWEGVPFLLTSGKALDERVGYVRVLFKNRAYCTQSETLRDGGHSQCKAKQIIFYIGHGALNTPAVLVSRNLFRPVMPEGSWREAAGPSDLHIFGQPLSDYYVYSPVKERDAYSVLISNIYHGRKDFFITTENLLASWGFWTPLLKSISHQPLRLYPGGTENQHLLDFEMVSGEVAFTLAEPVELLNPSRLMPSDYRSIQSKFRQNPLVSAWSEDLISQLASDIEETASRTVARSGQFHLALSGGSSPVVLFQRLARHHYAFPWKHTHIWLVDERCVPLTDTESNFFSLHSHLLQSVRVPYFNVHPMPVHLNQRLCVEEDGGTELYAKEIMALVANASFDLVLLGVGVDGHTASLFPRSENGLEGAQAVVLTESPVKPHQRMSLSLPLINKARQVFVLVLGKGKHDITTLLSRVGREPRKWPISGVSPSSGQLVWYVDYEALLG from the exons ATGCTGAGAAGAGTCCTGTGTACAGTGTTGTTCATGGGAGCCTTGCCATCACTTGCTGAAGTGTCCCAGGGCCACATCTCAGTGGTCTTGCTGGGAGCCACCGGTGATTTGGCCAAGAAGTACTTGTGGCAGGGTCTATTCCAACTCTACATGGACCAAGTGAGCAGTGGCCACAGCTTCACTTTCCATGGGGCTGCACTGACAGCTCTGGAGCCAGGGCAGAGGTTGATGTTTGATGTGCTGAAGAACCTGGCCTGTCCCCCAGATGAATCTCCCAACAGATGTGCTGTGCTCAAGGACCAATTCCTGAAGCTGAGCCAATACCACCAGCTGAAGACTGCCGAAAACTACACTGTGCTGAACAGAGAGATTGAGACGCTGCTTCGCCAGGAGGGGCTCAAGGAGGCTGGAAGGATCTTCTACTTCTCAGTACCACCATTTGCCTACACGGAGATTGCCCGCCACAtcaacagcagctgcaggccGCCTCCAGGAGCCTGGTTGCGTGTGGTGTTGGAGAAACCTTTTGGCCATGACCTGGAGTCAGcccagcagctggctgcagagctgacaAGCTTCTTCAGGGAAGAGGAGATGTACCGGGTGGACCACTACCTTGGCAAACAG GCTGTAGCCCATATCCTGCCTTTTCGAGATCAGAACCGACAGTTTCTGGATCCAATTTGGAACCGACATCATGTGGAAAGAGTGGAGATTGTCTTGAAAGAGACTGTGGATGCTAAAG GTCGCACCAGCTTCTACGAGCAATACGGAGTCATCCGGGATGTGCTGCAGAACCACCTCACGGAGGCCCTGATGTTCCTGACCATGGAGCTCCCAGCCAACGTGAGCAAGGCTGAAGAGGTTTTGCAGTGCAAACTGCAGGCCTTCCAGTCCTTGCGGGGCCTGGAGAAAAACAGTGCCGTGTTGGGTCAGTATCAGGCGTATGCCAGCCAAGTACAGGAGGAACTGCAGAAGGCACAAGACTACATCAGCACAACACCAACTTTTGCAG GTGTGCTGATTCACAGTGACAGCCTGCGTTGGGAAGGGGTCCCTTTCCTCCTCACTTCTGGGAAAGCTCTGGATGAACGGGTAGGTTATGTCCGTGTTCTCTTCAAGAACCGGGCCTACTGCACTCAGAGTGAGACTCTGCGGGATGGAGGGCACAGCCAGTGTAAAGCCAAGCAGATCATCTTCTACATTGGGCATGGTGCACTCAACACCCCTGCAGTGCTTGTGAGCAGGAACCTTTTCAGGCCTGTCATGCCAGAAGGCAGttggagagaagcagcaggccCGTCCGACTTGCACATTTTTGGACAGCCATTGTCTGATTACTATGTGTACAGCCCTGTGAAGGAGAGAGATGCGTATTCTGTCCTCATCTCCAACATCTACCATGGCAGGAAGGACTTCTTCATTACCACTGAGAACCTGCTGGCCTCCTGGGGATTCTGGACACCACTGCTGAAGAGCAtttcccaccagcccctgcgCCTCTACCCTGGAGGCACAGAGAACCAGCACCTCTTAGACTTTGAAATGGTGAGTGGGGAAGTGGCATTCACACTGGCAGAGCCGGTGGAACTGCTGAACCCCAGCAGGCTGATGCCAAGTGATTATAGGTCAATCCAGTCCAAATTTCGGCAAAATCCCCTGGTCTCAGCATGGTCTGAGGACCTGATTTCCCAGCTGGCTTCTGACATCGAGGAGACAGCAAGCAGGACTGTGGCACGCTCTGGGCAGTTCCACCTGGCCCTCTCAGGTGGCTCAAGCCCAGTGGTCCTATTCCAGCGGCTGGCAAGACACCATTATGCCTTCCCCTGGAAGCACACCCACATCTGGCTGGTAGATGAACGCTGTGTTCCTCTCACCGACACTGAGTCCAACTTCTTCAGCTTGCACAGCCACCTCCTCCAGAGTGTCAGGGTGCCCTACTTCAATGTCCACCCCATGCCTGTGCACCTGAACCAGCGGCTCTGTGTGGAAGAGGACGGAGGCACGGAGCTGTATGCCAAGGAGATCATGGCCCTGGTGGCCAATGCCAGCTTTgacctggtgctgctgggggtgggcGTTGATGGGCACACTGCCTCGCTCTTCCCCCGATCTGAAAATGGCTTGGAAGGGGCTCAGGCTGTGGTGCTGACCGAAAGCCCTGTCAAACCTCACCAAAGGATGAGCCTTAGCCTACCCCTCATCAACAAGGCCAGGCAGGTGTTTGTCCTGGTTCTGGGGAAGGGTAAGCACGACATCACCACCCTGCTCAGCAGGGTGGGCCGTGAGCCAAGGAAATGGCCTATCTCGGgtgtcagccccagctctggcCAGCTGGTGTGGTATGTGGATTATGAAGCTCTGCTTGGGTGA